A genomic window from Sparus aurata chromosome 14, fSpaAur1.1, whole genome shotgun sequence includes:
- the LOC115595605 gene encoding KICSTOR complex protein C12orf66 homolog, with amino-acid sequence MTEVEELRPVPRERAILESFFTQLGMFSFDRAKDYVEKEKDNSKSAGAIWAAQVWDRLTIFHLHPSLPPHKPDSHHSY; translated from the exons ATgacggaggtggaggagctgaggcCCGTTCCCAGGGAGCGGGCCATCCTGGAGAGCTTCTTCACGCAGCTCGGCATGTTTTCCTTCGACCGGGCGAAGGACTAcgtggagaaggagaaggacaaCAGCAAGAGCGCCGGGGCCATCTGGGCCGCGCAAGTCTG GGATCGTCTGACCATTTTCCATCTCCACCCAAGCCTGCCACCACACAAGCCTGATTCCCACCATAGTTATTAG